One stretch of Microvirga lotononidis DNA includes these proteins:
- a CDS encoding CBS domain-containing protein produces the protein MKIAEIMTRNVRVVSPDRTIQEAARLMDEMNVGVLPVCDGRRLRGMVTDRDITVRATAAGLPPDTTRVRDIMSDNVWWCFDDDDVGHIVELMSDHQIRRLPVVDHDKHLVGIVALGDLATDREGDASRALNRISTPSEPDRTGTPSAARADQTRGGGRARLTGEERRELDRRLRNDDDDWRHRPHDYHDDRRGRDERSRVPGREPFRFREEDDVRAAFGSFGYPGEERARNARMRGGFGGEGYQSYGDEYAGRGSAGRGYHPKRFGASTITGERARPGDDSSEDDRRMQDRERTWSLVNERRDHSNYGMGPGNTRFGNDATASRGEVRRGEHQGRGPKGYQRSDDRIREDINERLTDDAMIDASEIEVQVQNREATLTGTVRDRNEKRRAEDLAESVSGVSHVQNNLRVGQRQGTHATGTEAGDAGAAMGNPGSGTAGTTAGTAPGGRTTGRQRQTS, from the coding sequence ATGAAAATCGCAGAGATCATGACCCGCAACGTCCGTGTGGTGAGTCCGGACAGGACCATCCAGGAAGCCGCGCGTCTCATGGACGAGATGAATGTCGGCGTGCTGCCCGTCTGCGACGGACGCCGCCTGCGGGGCATGGTGACCGACCGGGACATCACCGTCCGGGCGACGGCCGCCGGTCTCCCTCCCGATACGACCCGCGTGCGTGACATCATGTCGGACAATGTCTGGTGGTGCTTCGACGACGACGATGTGGGCCACATCGTAGAGCTGATGAGCGACCATCAGATCCGCCGCCTGCCGGTGGTCGATCACGACAAGCATCTGGTCGGGATCGTGGCGCTCGGCGATCTCGCGACGGACCGCGAGGGCGACGCCTCCCGGGCGCTGAACCGCATCTCCACGCCGTCCGAACCCGACCGGACAGGCACCCCGTCAGCCGCCCGAGCCGACCAGACCAGAGGCGGCGGACGCGCCCGCCTGACCGGCGAGGAGCGCCGTGAGCTGGACCGCCGGCTGAGGAACGACGATGACGACTGGCGTCATCGCCCGCACGATTATCACGACGACCGGCGCGGACGGGACGAGCGTTCCCGCGTTCCCGGCCGCGAGCCCTTCCGCTTCCGCGAGGAGGACGACGTGCGCGCCGCCTTCGGCAGCTTCGGCTATCCCGGCGAGGAACGTGCCCGCAACGCGCGCATGCGCGGCGGTTTCGGCGGCGAGGGTTACCAGAGCTACGGCGATGAATATGCGGGCCGCGGCTCCGCCGGACGGGGCTATCATCCGAAGCGCTTCGGCGCCTCGACGATCACCGGGGAGCGCGCGCGTCCGGGCGACGACAGCAGCGAGGACGATCGCCGCATGCAGGACCGCGAGCGCACCTGGAGCCTCGTGAACGAGAGGCGCGATCACAGCAATTACGGCATGGGTCCCGGCAACACTCGCTTCGGCAACGACGCGACCGCCAGCCGGGGCGAGGTGCGTCGGGGCGAGCATCAGGGACGCGGTCCGAAAGGCTATCAGCGCTCGGACGACCGCATTCGGGAGGACATCAACGAACGCCTGACCGACGATGCGATGATCGACGCGTCGGAAATCGAGGTCCAGGTCCAGAACCGGGAAGCGACCCTCACCGGCACCGTCCGCGACCGCAACGAGAAGCGGCGCGCCGAGGATCTGGCGGAATCCGTGTCGGGCGTGAGCCACGTGCAGAACAACCTGCGCGTCGGCCAGCGGCAGGGCACGCACGCGACGGGGACCGAGGCCGGCGATGCGGGTGCCGCGATGGGCAATCCCGGCAGCGGCACGGCGGGAACGACCGCCGGAACGGCTCCGGGCGGG
- a CDS encoding YfhO family protein has product MQTSISGQDSPASLPIWSQRQTLTAFALIVAAWALAVSIWPLTGTVVPWDSKNQFYPTLRYLGSALANGELPLWNPYHFGGHPSAADPQSLLFTPTMLLFGWLVPEPSMELFDVVVFAHFLPGALAFVPLFRRRGWHPAGAVVAALVFMLGGSATARLQHTGMIFSYGFFPLAFWLLEEAMDRRSYVYGLLFAASAAMMVIGRDQVAFLCGLTLIVLATQRIWAASQPLAYLKSRLGLLVFMGLIGGALLAVPIVLTMQFLATSTRPSFGFGVAAMGSLPPESLATILFGNVFGSLRWTYDYWGPDWHSLSEGTWTDRATNYLFIGTIPALLLLWHGVAGGRLFAREFRFFLVMGIAATLYSLGRYTPGFVMIFDHMPGVDLYRRPADATFLINIALAFAAGYLVHRYATEGLPQWNRAALGRLRVALPLLALGLVAAAVASALVFAVKGGFVFPALTEIGGSLAVATLAIVVITRMNDVSRWREAIALVLVTLTGAELISRHAASALNAEPAERYTIFTKLPPEQLQGLQILKRELAERHAKGEYPRVEILGLKGAWQNASMVLGIEDTIGYNPLRLADYERAIGPGENAEDPNLRSFPTSFRGYNCELASLLGLDYVVLDRPVEKLPRHFPRLTDAEIVYGTGRMWIYRLNSSVPRAYVAHHVTPVDSEAVLGEDELPEFNRETEALIDDDSMPLLKGSYTAAGATSDEAKGQARIVSYKRNSVALDVESSDNGILVLHDINYPGWEAWVDGERRPILHANLLFRGVEIGPGRHRVEFYFRPMSLENLVAAASDLVKSEEKRIQTAIAAPPP; this is encoded by the coding sequence ATGCAGACATCGATTTCCGGACAGGATAGTCCAGCGTCCCTGCCAATCTGGTCGCAGCGCCAGACGCTGACGGCTTTTGCACTGATCGTTGCGGCCTGGGCCCTGGCGGTCTCCATCTGGCCCCTGACCGGAACGGTCGTCCCCTGGGACTCCAAGAACCAGTTCTATCCCACCCTGCGCTACCTGGGCAGCGCGCTGGCCAATGGCGAACTTCCCCTGTGGAACCCCTACCATTTCGGCGGGCATCCCTCGGCGGCGGATCCACAATCGCTGCTCTTCACCCCCACCATGCTCCTGTTCGGCTGGCTCGTCCCCGAGCCGTCCATGGAGCTCTTCGACGTGGTCGTCTTCGCCCATTTCCTTCCTGGAGCGCTGGCTTTCGTGCCCTTGTTCCGCAGGCGCGGATGGCATCCGGCCGGTGCCGTCGTGGCGGCCCTGGTCTTCATGCTCGGCGGCTCCGCCACGGCCCGGCTCCAGCATACCGGCATGATCTTCAGCTACGGCTTCTTCCCGCTCGCCTTCTGGCTGCTCGAAGAGGCCATGGACCGCCGCTCCTACGTCTATGGCCTGCTCTTCGCCGCCAGCGCCGCCATGATGGTCATCGGGCGCGACCAGGTCGCGTTCCTCTGCGGCCTGACGCTCATCGTGCTGGCTACGCAGCGGATCTGGGCGGCCTCCCAGCCTCTCGCCTATCTCAAATCGCGCCTCGGGCTCCTGGTCTTCATGGGGCTGATCGGCGGCGCGCTTCTCGCCGTCCCGATCGTGCTGACGATGCAGTTCCTCGCGACGTCGACCCGCCCCTCGTTCGGGTTCGGCGTGGCGGCCATGGGGTCCCTGCCCCCGGAGAGCCTCGCGACGATCCTGTTCGGCAACGTCTTCGGCTCCCTGCGCTGGACCTACGATTACTGGGGGCCGGATTGGCATAGCCTGTCCGAGGGCACCTGGACCGACCGGGCGACCAATTACCTGTTCATCGGCACGATCCCGGCCCTCCTCCTGCTCTGGCACGGCGTGGCGGGCGGGCGCCTGTTCGCCCGCGAGTTCCGCTTCTTCCTCGTGATGGGGATTGCCGCGACACTCTACTCGCTCGGGCGCTACACGCCCGGCTTCGTGATGATCTTCGATCACATGCCGGGCGTGGACCTTTACCGCAGGCCGGCCGACGCGACCTTCCTGATCAACATCGCCCTGGCCTTCGCGGCGGGCTATCTCGTCCATCGCTACGCAACGGAAGGGCTGCCGCAATGGAACCGGGCAGCCCTCGGCCGGCTCCGGGTGGCCCTGCCGCTCCTGGCCCTCGGCCTCGTGGCTGCGGCCGTGGCCAGCGCCCTGGTTTTCGCCGTGAAGGGCGGTTTCGTCTTCCCGGCCCTGACCGAGATCGGCGGGAGCCTTGCCGTGGCGACCCTCGCCATCGTGGTCATCACCCGGATGAACGATGTATCCCGTTGGCGCGAAGCCATCGCCCTCGTGCTGGTGACCCTGACGGGCGCGGAGCTGATAAGCCGTCACGCGGCTTCGGCCCTGAATGCGGAGCCCGCCGAGCGCTACACGATCTTCACCAAGCTGCCGCCGGAGCAGCTGCAGGGCCTTCAGATCCTCAAGCGCGAACTCGCCGAGCGCCATGCGAAGGGCGAGTATCCCCGCGTCGAGATCCTCGGCCTGAAGGGGGCCTGGCAGAATGCGTCCATGGTCCTCGGGATCGAGGACACCATCGGCTACAACCCCTTGCGTCTGGCCGATTATGAGCGCGCCATCGGCCCCGGCGAGAATGCGGAAGACCCCAATCTGCGCAGTTTCCCCACGAGCTTCAGGGGCTACAATTGCGAACTCGCCAGCCTGCTCGGGCTCGATTACGTCGTGCTCGACCGCCCCGTGGAGAAGCTGCCGCGTCACTTCCCGCGCCTGACCGATGCCGAGATCGTCTACGGGACGGGGCGGATGTGGATCTACCGCCTGAACAGCTCCGTTCCGCGCGCCTATGTGGCCCATCACGTCACGCCCGTGGATTCCGAAGCCGTCCTCGGCGAGGACGAGTTGCCGGAGTTCAATCGCGAGACCGAGGCCCTGATCGACGATGACAGCATGCCGCTGCTCAAGGGGTCCTACACGGCGGCCGGCGCCACGTCCGACGAGGCCAAGGGACAGGCGCGCATCGTCAGCTACAAGCGGAACTCGGTCGCCCTCGATGTCGAGAGCAGCGACAACGGCATATTGGTGCTGCACGACATCAATTATCCGGGCTGGGAGGCCTGGGTCGACGGCGAGCGCCGGCCGATCCTGCACGCCAACCTCCTGTTCCGCGGCGTCGAGATCGGCCCCGGACGCCACCGGGTCGAGTTCTATTTCCGGCCGATGTCGCTGGAGAATTTGGTTGCGGCCGCCTCCGATCTCGTCAAAAGCGAGGAGAAGCGGATTCAGACGGCGATCGCCGCGCCGCCCCCATGA
- a CDS encoding nitroreductase family protein: MNDRISRLLQRRSVPPRWLGEPGPSEQDIETLLKVASRVPDHGKLVPWRFILIQGEGRGRLGEVLAATFQADNPGASAEQVAAERGRFSNAPLVVAVVSRVVPHVKIPDWEQLLSAGAVCMNLLTGANALGYGASWLTGWAAFDRRVLDALGLEPHERIAGFVHIGTAKETPTDRDRPNLADIVTRF, from the coding sequence ATGAATGATAGAATCTCACGCCTTCTGCAGCGCCGCTCCGTCCCTCCGCGCTGGCTCGGCGAGCCGGGGCCGTCCGAGCAGGACATCGAGACGCTTCTTAAGGTCGCATCCCGGGTGCCGGACCACGGCAAGCTCGTTCCCTGGCGCTTCATCCTGATCCAGGGTGAGGGGCGGGGCCGCCTCGGCGAGGTCCTCGCGGCCACCTTCCAGGCGGACAATCCGGGCGCCAGCGCCGAGCAGGTCGCGGCCGAGCGGGGGCGCTTTTCCAACGCACCTCTCGTGGTGGCGGTGGTGTCCCGCGTGGTGCCGCATGTGAAGATCCCGGATTGGGAGCAGCTTCTCTCCGCCGGGGCGGTCTGCATGAACCTGCTCACCGGAGCGAACGCTCTCGGCTATGGCGCGTCCTGGCTCACGGGCTGGGCCGCGTTCGACCGGCGCGTGCTCGATGCCCTGGGACTCGAGCCCCATGAGAGGATCGCCGGCTTCGTCCATATCGGCACGGCCAAGGAAACGCCGACCGACCGCGATCGCCCCAACCTCGCGGACATCGTGACGCGGTTCTGA
- a CDS encoding flavin reductase family protein, whose product MFYETSTNAHGLPHDPFKAIVTPRPIGWITAMSAKGEVNLSPYSFFNAVSERPPMVAFSSAGKKDALTFIEETGEFVCNLATFDLREQMNATSAVLPRGENEMDHAGLNSAPSRLVRPPRVAEALAALECKWLQTVPLTPLSGGDPSYYLVIGQVVGIHIDDRYIVNGLVDTAAMRPIARSGYRDYFVATPETKFSITRPGG is encoded by the coding sequence ATGTTTTACGAAACCTCGACCAATGCCCATGGCCTGCCGCACGATCCGTTTAAGGCCATCGTCACGCCCCGGCCCATCGGCTGGATCACCGCGATGAGCGCGAAAGGGGAGGTGAACCTTTCGCCCTATTCGTTCTTCAATGCCGTGTCCGAGCGCCCGCCCATGGTGGCGTTCTCGTCCGCAGGCAAAAAGGATGCGCTCACCTTCATCGAGGAGACCGGGGAGTTCGTCTGCAATCTGGCGACCTTCGACCTGCGCGAGCAGATGAACGCCACGTCGGCCGTTCTGCCGCGCGGCGAGAATGAGATGGACCATGCGGGCCTGAACTCCGCTCCCTCCCGGCTCGTGAGGCCGCCACGGGTGGCCGAGGCCCTCGCGGCGCTCGAATGCAAGTGGCTGCAGACCGTGCCGCTCACTCCCCTGAGTGGAGGCGATCCGTCCTATTACCTCGTGATCGGGCAGGTCGTGGGCATCCATATCGACGACCGCTACATCGTGAACGGCCTCGTCGACACGGCCGCCATGCGCCCCATCGCCCGCTCCGGCTACCGGGACTATTTCGTGGCGACACCGGAGACCAAGTTCTCGATCACGCGTCCCGGTGGGTGA
- a CDS encoding apolipoprotein A-IV repeat region-like domain-containing protein: MATENKKMKDPAEAALSAVEQALNLEETFVIHTPERSGNKPYDEPKLPDIDDHDFTKGPFGLGSDSLSAQADDHDPRLDDMARSGFVAPDRNAVANDDRQNVGVMLQALQLRPSRRAYWMAALVSLLWLGGVGALVYTQGITTPEQLLATFSPSQLALGAVGLVAPVFLFFIAAMLTIRSQEMKLVARAVGEVAVRLAQPENFSTDAVLSVSQAVRREVAAVGDGVERALARAGELETLVRSEISTLERAYSDNEIRIRSLIDELVAQREAIVSNAERVRGSITGVHQSLIQDLDGASERVVSAVSGAGDKVTASLEQQGDHITLALGRAGERVVEEMASRGVELVDRLSGSSEEIKNGISEVGTTITSALESKAQDITGAFERTGDLLTRHLQDGASQVTRTLAETGRGVIDALAQQGNDVREAFEQTARTLEDSFAQRGAEITEKLAATGGVIADDISARTTEMRDQIAAAGALVGEEIATRGTQVREQLSTTGATLVQELTASSSTLREEFALTAGSLIEELATRGTSLREQLATTGTGVVDEIVLRGNEFRERLATTAADVTREISERGGEVREQLESAVRLADESIGNRVEDLANRLETASQRVSESVTVQGQALETSLTEAGERVSLLMGNQVEEFRTAFEARGKDFSETLALHTDEAQTRLATTAKDIVLAIASQGSRVNEVLSRTAETLSTTVDTRTREMEEALGSRLTALEGVMARGGEMAERMSRDVGSLTETISGRFEEMDRLITVQGRAVAETFAERAREATTAIETQLAALEEHASRRSSEITVNFDTIVERVDTVLGARATALNEALVVRTGEMARVMAEGGRDVAASLQARVDEISQAITAKTSAIADTLSSRAEQIGESLDSRIATINEVLGSRADEITETLGTRAFEINQTLGSRAEEIAAALDQSVTMLEDRVVNRLSGVAETIDERGQAVLGSLASRIGEIRSIFDTEGATLVENLGSRGEVIGREVAAISETTLRSLEERSTAVIDSLQDRSSTLLSSLQERTMELTASYMQSTEAMRSALDVGTKQTVETLTGTSDRLRGELTDVLGSLQDANRLLQQVAASASSNLGAVEDGLAGRVQHIESLLSEIATQTGRASDQVADQVDALRSVSSGAIQQALELAQSLEERGRTLTDTTQEQMRTLTEATSALERIEARMSEALSGRQQALDDLLGRINQRAQDLESATRSFTTLLEGSLENADAKARQLGTVLAATADTATNAIGEQFERIRTSTGEESARTAAALRASYEQAAAEMAQALGSATAKFRDTMGELRGMTGQIQRELEATRAELRRGVVELPQETQEASANMRRVVADQIKALNELSALVSRSNRLVDAAPAAQPRKAAVNETPVAATMAAVAAAVEQRIAQNPAPTPAPTVARQAEPKPAPAPAPAPVPAPAPAPARPAQAPAERPAPRREEAHARDAGNRGGWLSDLLNRASRDEAVEPARAPARNDRARTNSLESLDSISVDIARMIDHEAAVELWDRYRRGESNVFTRRLYTLQGQQTFDEIRRKYRRDDEFRQTVDRYVEEFERLLSEVSRDDRDSMLTKTYLTSETGKVYTMLAHASGRFD; this comes from the coding sequence ATGGCGACCGAGAACAAGAAGATGAAGGACCCGGCTGAGGCAGCCCTGTCGGCTGTCGAGCAGGCACTCAACCTCGAAGAGACATTCGTGATCCATACGCCGGAGCGCTCAGGCAACAAGCCTTACGACGAGCCCAAGCTGCCCGATATCGACGATCACGACTTCACGAAGGGTCCTTTCGGTCTCGGCTCCGACTCCCTGTCCGCCCAGGCAGACGACCATGACCCCAGGCTCGACGACATGGCCCGCTCCGGTTTCGTCGCCCCCGACCGGAACGCCGTCGCCAACGACGACCGCCAGAACGTGGGCGTGATGCTGCAGGCCCTGCAGCTTCGCCCCTCCCGCCGCGCCTATTGGATGGCCGCCCTCGTGTCCCTGCTTTGGCTCGGTGGCGTCGGAGCCCTGGTCTACACGCAGGGCATCACCACCCCCGAGCAACTGCTCGCCACCTTCTCGCCCTCGCAGCTGGCCCTCGGCGCCGTCGGCCTCGTAGCGCCCGTCTTCCTGTTCTTCATCGCCGCGATGCTCACGATCCGCTCGCAGGAGATGAAGCTCGTCGCCCGTGCCGTCGGCGAAGTCGCCGTGCGGCTGGCTCAGCCGGAGAACTTCTCCACCGATGCGGTCCTGTCCGTTTCGCAGGCCGTGCGCCGTGAAGTGGCAGCGGTCGGCGACGGCGTCGAGCGGGCCCTTGCCCGTGCGGGAGAACTCGAAACCCTCGTGCGCAGCGAGATCTCGACGCTGGAGCGCGCCTATTCCGACAACGAAATCCGCATCCGTTCGCTCATCGACGAACTCGTGGCGCAGCGTGAGGCGATCGTGTCCAACGCGGAGCGCGTGCGCGGCTCCATCACCGGCGTGCACCAGAGCCTGATCCAGGATCTCGACGGCGCCAGCGAGCGCGTCGTTTCCGCCGTCAGCGGCGCAGGCGACAAGGTCACCGCCTCGCTCGAACAGCAGGGCGACCACATCACGCTGGCCCTCGGCCGCGCCGGCGAGCGCGTCGTCGAGGAAATGGCGAGCCGCGGCGTCGAGCTGGTGGATCGCCTCTCGGGCTCCAGCGAAGAGATCAAGAACGGCATCTCGGAGGTGGGCACCACCATTACGAGCGCGCTCGAGAGCAAGGCGCAGGACATCACGGGCGCCTTCGAGCGCACGGGCGACCTCCTGACCCGCCATCTCCAGGACGGCGCGAGCCAGGTCACCCGCACCCTCGCCGAAACCGGCCGCGGCGTGATCGACGCCCTCGCCCAGCAGGGCAACGACGTACGCGAAGCCTTCGAGCAGACCGCCCGCACGCTCGAGGACAGCTTCGCCCAGCGTGGAGCCGAGATCACCGAGAAGCTGGCGGCCACCGGCGGCGTCATCGCGGACGACATCTCGGCCCGCACCACGGAAATGCGCGACCAGATCGCGGCGGCAGGCGCTCTCGTGGGCGAGGAGATCGCGACCCGCGGCACCCAGGTGCGCGAGCAGCTCTCCACCACGGGCGCCACGCTCGTTCAGGAGCTCACCGCCAGCAGCAGCACGCTGCGCGAGGAATTCGCCCTGACGGCGGGCTCCCTCATCGAGGAACTGGCGACCCGCGGCACCAGCCTGCGCGAGCAGCTCGCCACGACCGGTACCGGCGTCGTCGACGAGATCGTGCTGCGCGGCAACGAATTCCGCGAGCGCCTTGCGACGACCGCGGCCGACGTCACCCGCGAGATCAGCGAGCGCGGCGGCGAAGTGCGCGAGCAGCTCGAAAGCGCCGTGCGCCTTGCCGACGAATCCATCGGCAACCGCGTCGAGGATCTGGCGAACCGCCTCGAGACCGCGAGCCAGCGCGTCAGCGAATCCGTCACCGTCCAGGGCCAGGCTCTCGAGACCAGCCTCACCGAGGCCGGCGAGCGCGTTTCGCTGCTCATGGGCAACCAGGTCGAGGAGTTCCGCACCGCGTTCGAAGCGCGCGGCAAGGACTTCTCCGAGACGCTCGCCCTCCACACGGACGAGGCGCAGACCCGTCTCGCCACCACCGCCAAGGACATCGTTCTCGCGATCGCGTCGCAAGGGTCGCGCGTCAACGAGGTGCTCAGCCGCACGGCGGAAACCCTGTCCACCACGGTCGACACCCGCACCCGGGAAATGGAAGAGGCCCTCGGCTCGCGTCTCACGGCCCTCGAGGGCGTCATGGCCCGCGGCGGCGAGATGGCCGAGCGCATGTCCCGCGACGTGGGCAGCCTGACCGAGACGATCAGCGGCCGCTTCGAGGAGATGGACCGTCTTATCACCGTGCAGGGCCGCGCCGTGGCCGAAACCTTCGCCGAGCGCGCCCGCGAAGCGACCACCGCCATCGAGACCCAGCTCGCCGCCCTCGAAGAGCACGCCTCGCGGCGCAGCTCGGAGATCACCGTCAACTTCGACACCATCGTTGAGCGGGTCGACACCGTTCTCGGCGCCCGCGCCACGGCCCTCAACGAGGCCCTGGTCGTGCGCACCGGCGAGATGGCACGCGTGATGGCCGAAGGCGGACGCGACGTAGCAGCCTCGCTCCAGGCACGCGTCGACGAGATCAGCCAGGCGATCACCGCAAAAACCAGCGCGATCGCCGACACCCTGTCCTCCAGGGCCGAGCAGATCGGTGAATCCCTGGACAGCCGGATCGCGACGATCAACGAGGTTCTCGGCAGCCGCGCGGACGAGATCACGGAAACGCTCGGAACTCGCGCCTTCGAGATCAACCAGACCCTTGGAAGCCGCGCCGAGGAAATCGCCGCCGCGCTCGACCAGAGCGTCACGATGCTCGAAGACCGGGTCGTCAACCGGCTCAGCGGCGTTGCCGAGACCATCGACGAGCGTGGACAGGCGGTTCTCGGCTCGCTCGCCAGCCGCATCGGCGAAATCCGCTCGATCTTCGACACGGAAGGCGCGACCCTCGTCGAAAACCTGGGCAGCCGTGGCGAGGTGATCGGCCGCGAAGTCGCCGCCATCAGCGAGACGACCCTGCGCAGCCTCGAAGAGCGCAGCACGGCCGTCATCGACAGCCTGCAGGACCGCAGCAGCACCCTGCTCTCCTCTCTGCAGGAGCGCACGATGGAGCTGACCGCCTCCTACATGCAATCGACGGAGGCCATGCGCAGCGCCCTCGACGTGGGCACGAAGCAGACCGTCGAAACCCTCACCGGCACGAGCGACCGCCTGCGCGGCGAACTCACCGACGTTCTCGGCAGCCTCCAGGACGCCAACCGACTGCTCCAGCAGGTCGCGGCCTCGGCCAGCAGCAATCTCGGCGCCGTCGAGGACGGGCTGGCCGGACGCGTCCAGCACATCGAGTCGCTCCTTTCGGAGATCGCCACTCAGACGGGCCGCGCGTCCGATCAGGTGGCCGATCAGGTCGATGCTCTGCGCAGCGTGTCCTCCGGTGCCATCCAGCAGGCGCTGGAACTGGCCCAGAGCCTCGAGGAGCGCGGCCGCACGCTGACCGACACGACCCAGGAGCAGATGCGCACCCTCACCGAGGCCACGAGCGCTCTGGAGCGCATCGAGGCCCGCATGAGCGAAGCCCTGTCCGGCCGCCAGCAGGCCCTGGACGATCTCCTCGGCCGGATCAACCAGCGGGCGCAGGATCTGGAATCCGCCACGCGCTCCTTCACGACCTTGCTCGAAGGTTCGCTCGAGAACGCGGACGCGAAGGCGCGCCAGCTCGGCACCGTCCTCGCCGCGACCGCCGACACCGCGACCAACGCCATCGGCGAGCAGTTCGAGCGCATCCGGACCAGCACGGGCGAGGAGAGCGCCCGGACGGCCGCCGCCCTGCGCGCCAGCTACGAGCAGGCCGCCGCCGAGATGGCCCAGGCCCTCGGCAGCGCTACCGCGAAGTTCCGCGACACGATGGGCGAGCTGCGCGGCATGACGGGCCAGATCCAGCGCGAGCTGGAGGCGACCCGCGCCGAGCTGCGCCGCGGCGTCGTGGAGCTGCCGCAGGAGACCCAGGAGGCGAGCGCCAACATGCGCCGCGTCGTCGCCGACCAGATCAAGGCGCTCAACGAGCTGTCCGCCCTGGTGTCGCGCTCCAACCGTCTGGTCGATGCCGCTCCGGCCGCCCAGCCCCGCAAGGCCGCCGTCAACGAGACGCCCGTCGCCGCCACCATGGCGGCCGTCGCGGCCGCGGTCGAGCAGCGGATCGCGCAGAATCCCGCGCCCACCCCTGCCCCGACGGTCGCCCGTCAGGCTGAGCCCAAACCTGCTCCTGCGCCTGCTCCCGCTCCGGTCCCAGCTCCGGCTCCGGCTCCGGCCCGCCCGGCTCAAGCCCCGGCCGAACGCCCGGCTCCGCGCCGGGAGGAGGCCCATGCCCGCGACGCCGGCAATCGCGGCGGCTGGCTGTCGGATCTCCTGAACCGCGCCTCGCGCGACGAGGCCGTGGAGCCTGCCCGTGCGCCGGCACGGAACGACCGCGCCCGCACCAACAGCCTCGAATCCCTGGATTCGATCTCGGTCGACATCGCCCGGATGATCGATCACGAAGCGGCCGTGGAGCTTTGGGATCGCTACCGTCGCGGCGAGAGCAACGTGTTCACCCGCCGCCTCTACACCCTGCAGGGCCAGCAGACCTTCGACGAGATCCGCCGCAAGTACCGCCGCGACGACGAGTTCCGGCAGACGGTGGACCGGTACGTGGAAGAATTCGAGCGCCTGCTGTCGGAAGTCTCCCGCGACGACCGCGACTCCATGCTGACGAAGACTTATCTCACGTCGGAAACCGGCAAGGTCTACACCATGCTGGCCCATGCGAGCGGTCGGTTCGACTGA
- a CDS encoding 2Fe-2S iron-sulfur cluster-binding protein encodes MIKITFIDAEGTARTVEAEEGSTVMETAIRNGVPGIEAECGGACSCATCHVYVAEEWEAATGQPQPMEEDMLDFAYDVRPNSRLSCQIRVRPELDGLVVHTPTRQG; translated from the coding sequence ATGATCAAGATCACGTTCATCGATGCCGAAGGCACAGCCCGCACCGTCGAGGCGGAGGAGGGCTCAACCGTCATGGAAACCGCCATCCGCAACGGCGTCCCGGGCATCGAAGCGGAGTGCGGAGGAGCCTGCTCCTGCGCGACCTGTCATGTCTATGTCGCCGAAGAATGGGAAGCCGCGACCGGCCAGCCTCAACCGATGGAAGAGGACATGCTCGACTTCGCCTACGACGTGCGCCCGAATTCACGGCTCTCGTGCCAGATCCGCGTCCGGCCCGAACTCGACGGCCTCGTCGTTCACACCCCCACCCGCCAAGGCTGA
- a CDS encoding universal stress protein, with protein MFKTILVPVDLGEIDQAQPAIDKAVELAKMSGGSLRLIYVRAIVPVTYMEFMPPTFDDEQQGESEKRLAGLAAKVALPSERVSAVVRLGSVYNEVLDEAEQTGADLVVIGSHRPTMATYLLGSNAATIVRHAKCSVLVVRA; from the coding sequence ATGTTCAAGACGATCCTGGTTCCCGTCGATCTCGGAGAGATCGATCAGGCGCAGCCCGCCATCGACAAGGCTGTCGAGCTCGCCAAAATGTCGGGCGGATCCTTACGCCTGATCTATGTGCGCGCCATCGTGCCCGTCACCTACATGGAGTTCATGCCGCCGACCTTCGACGACGAGCAGCAGGGCGAGTCGGAGAAGAGGCTGGCCGGCCTGGCCGCCAAGGTGGCCCTTCCGTCCGAGCGCGTCTCCGCCGTCGTCCGGCTCGGTTCGGTCTACAACGAGGTCCTGGACGAAGCCGAGCAGACCGGCGCCGATCTTGTCGTCATCGGCTCTCACCGGCCGACAATGGCGACTTATCTCCTCGGCTCCAACGCCGCCACCATCGTGCGCCACGCCAAGTGCTCGGTGCTGGTGGTGCGGGCCTGA